In Silene latifolia isolate original U9 population chromosome X, ASM4854445v1, whole genome shotgun sequence, the following proteins share a genomic window:
- the LOC141620413 gene encoding putative acetyltransferase At3g50280 encodes MAYYDEQNTQTKVISESYVKPKRKNDAAQKPYFLGPVDLWFLPLNYMQKGLVFGTKPKNIHSFINKLKESVSISLVDFYPLAGQLVFERIPDEDASLVYVDCNKGPGARIIHVVAEDIMVKDVLCSSDDVHKIVQAFFDLGVEAVNYDGCNRPLLSIQVTEFLDGVFVAFTVSHSLGDGTSLWHFISSLSEIHAQLMDKQRDRDDNNIVISRKPIFEPYFPEGCGPDLKLPFTILNKPVTPSNNQAVLRERMFRISSKSISYLKAKANEECGIQNISSFQALSAFMWKSITKARNLRAEDETCIVFAMNSRPRFSPPISNDYFGNYIVRQNSLCKASELLSQNFGLTAMQVHQLVVGQFDKAVSESVEIIMKFLSKNPQNDALMASQLRPSLVVIGGSLRLDMYGSEFGLGKAEAVFTGYCDKIDGKIIVNPGRNGDGSVDLDVYLKPETMNTLELDEQFMSLISVY; translated from the coding sequence ATGGCCTACTATGATGAACAAAATACACAAACCAAAGTCATCTCAGAATCATATGTCAAACCAAAACGCAAAAATGATGCTGCCCAAAAACCATATTTTCTAGGTCCCGTCGATTTATGGTTTTTACCCTTAAATTATATGCAAAAAGGTTTGGTTTTTGGTACTAAGCCGAAAAATATTCACTCCTTTATAAATAAACTTAAGGAATCTGTCTCAATTTCTCTAGTTGATTTTTACCCTTTAGCTGGTCAACTTGTATTTGAAAGAATCCCAGATGAAGATGCTAGTTTGGTTTACGTTGATTGTAACAAAGGCCCTGGAGCAAGAATTATCCATGTTGTTGCTGAGGATATTATGGTGAAGGACGTATTGTGTTCATCCGACGATGTCCATAAGATTGTTCAAGCTTTTTTCGATCTCGGTGTTGAAGCCGTTAATTATGATGGTTGTAATAGGCCTTTGTTGTCCATTCAAGTGACAGAGTTTCTTGATGGGGTTTTTGTCGCGTTCACCGTTAGCCATTCTTTAGGAGATGGCACTTCCCTATGGCATTTCATCTCGAGTCTATCGGAGATTCATGCTCAACTAATGGATAAACAAAGGGATAGGGATGACAATAACATTGTAATATCTCGAAAGCCCATATTTGAACCCTACTTTCCCGAGGGGTGTGGCCCAGACCTTAAGTTGCCTTTCACCATTTTGAATAAGCCCGTAACCCCGTCTAATAATCAGGCTGTATTGCGAGAGCGAATGTTTCGCATTTCATCTAAGTCAATTTCTTACCTTAAAGCTAAGGCTAACGAAGAATGTGGTATCCAAAATATCTCATCATTTCAAGCTTTATCTGCGTTCATGTGGAAGTCCATTACAAAAGCTAGAAATTTACGTGCTGAGGATGAGACATGCATTGTTTTTGCCATGAACTCGCGACCAAGGTTTAGCCCACCCATCTCCAATGATTACTTTGGAAATTACATCGTAAGACAAAATAGTTTATGCAAGGCGAGTGAGCTTCTGAGCCAGAATTTTGGATTGACTGCAATGCAAGTTCATCAACTTGTGGTAGGCCAATTTGATAAGGCAGTTAGCGAGTCCGTTGAGATCATTATGAAGTTCCTAAGcaaaaatccccaaaatgatGCATTGATGGCCTCTCAATTAAGACCTAGTTTAGTAGTAATAGGTGGATCACTTAGACTTGATATGTATGGGTCTGAATTTGGACTTGGTAAAGCCGAAGCCGTTTTCACTGGGTATTGTGATAAGATTGACGGGAAAATTATTGTGAATCCAGGACGTAACGGAGATGGAAGCGTTGATTTGGATGTTTATCTTAAACCAGAAACCATGAATACCCTTGAATTAGATGAACAATTTATGAGTTTAATCTCGGTATATTAG